tggtgttGCAGGATAGGAGTCACAAGACATTAGTTTGGGTTTCGAACATTTTTACGTAAACCAGTAAAATCAGTCGATTCCAagtaaggataaaaaaaaaatccacagtgTTTCGCCTAGAGTTGAAGATgcttaagttttatttattcagtaaatttaattgatttaaattaggTATTTTACTTAAGCTAACATAGGTCATCGTCATGTTCATTACAGAATTCCTCTTGGTTAATGAAATTACATTTACCATACTGAGCACAATCATAGGTGTAGCACTTATAGTGGCAGCGATACGTTCCACTGAGGCAACCGGAACAATCTGCAAGATAAAAATTGTCAGAGAGAAATGTTCTTAACTTTGTGATCTATCTCGATTACCTATCGGTGGGCAGACTCCCCAACGACAGATACCGAAACGCATCATGGGAGAATATCCATAAGTCGGTGGCATGAGCAACATCGAGTTGTGTATTTTCGGCTGGCGTGGTTTCAGGTACATAATGTCCGCAGTGCAAAAACTGCCGCAACGATAATGCTTCCGATGGAAACAAACCCACTCGTCTTGATCCTGTTTCTGGCAGATACGAGGAGAAACCACAATACAGCACTTTTTCGGTTGTTCTGATGGGGGTTCACTTGTATCCTCTTCCTCTTCCTCTTCGGTTTCTTCGCAGCTTGCTGGGTCTGATTTCTCTTTCGGTGGTTCTTCGTAAACAGTTGTCTCGTTGTTTCTTATAACTACGGCCTTGATGGCCCCGTTAGCTTTCGTTCGAGTTATGTGGACGAATACGTTGTTCACATTGTGAGTGTTGACGTCAGTAGGTGAATTCACTGTATTGAGATTGTGAACATTGCTCGTAGCTGGCAACGCTTGACTGGGTGGTCTAAGGTTGGGGACTACTTCTACTTCTTCCGAGTCTGTTATTTTACCGTTGTTTGGATCAAGGGGATCGAGAGGGAGCTCGGGCATAGGAATAGTAACACGCAACGGAggaacttcttcaattttctctaATGGTGGTAATGTGGCCGATGACGGAAGAAGTGGATAGTAATGGCAATAGCCATCATGTGAAACCATTCCTTGTGGACACTTTTGATCTGGGAGCACACAAAAACCATCCTTGAGGATGAAGCCAGGTAGACACGCCGCACCACATGAAGTTCCAGAGCAATCGATCGGTGCGCAATTCCCGTTATATTGGATCATCCCTGCACCGCAGCGCCTTGTGGTCCTCGTAGACAGGGGTGCTTGATAATTTGTTGGACTTGTTGCAAGGAAACAATTTCCATTAAACAACGAATATCCTTCCCTACACTGACAGTTGCCAGCAGTATCATAATCTCCATTGAAACAAATGTTATCCTTGTAATCTTTAGTTGACCCAAGGATAAGCGCAATACACTGGATTGCCAAAACGTAAAACAGTAAACCTCGCATTCCACTCAAAATACAAGATCACTTCAATTGACGAAACGCGACTAATCCCAAACTACCGATAGGGCGTTTCAACTgatttgaaataatcgctttaaGGAATAACCTCTCGAGGCCACTTCCATTTAGCTATTATATTTCCTCCTGGCTTATCAGCGAACTAGAAGTAAAAGATTACCCGTTACATCAATTCAATATAAAAGCCATGTTAGGATACAGATTGTTTAGGCAGTGGAAAGGACAGAGCCAAAAATTCAtggattcttatttttttctggaatcatctgagaaaaagagaaaataagaTAATCGGAAAGCACGGACAACTTAGATTGTAGCATATTTTCAGCGGAATGCGCGGACAACTTTCCTTTAAAAAGAATAGCTCTCGTGCGGAATTGTCGttcttaattctgattttttagtGCGAACATAAACAGCCGGAGAAGACGGCAAATAAAGGCGACAGGATACTctgcacccaaaataattttgaaattaaaaatacggGATTTTTTACGTATACTTAGCTTTTGATGCATCACATCGATTCTATGTGTGCTTTGTAGTATAGCTAATGTAATTCCATACATCTGACACGTAATTTTCACGTAAAGTCCAAGTGAATGGATGagaattctttttttctggttttctcAAGCGTGTGGTAGTAAATTCTTTTTGGAAAGGAAGTTGATGTCAGTTAgctaactttgttttttttttgctgtgaaaaTGTGGCAACTAAAGAGCCtgtattaaaaacaaaagagacgcaatctgatcctttttaaaataaatcatacagcAACACCGTTGTCATTTTAGCGCAACACTgcttttcttcaaacttaacatGACTTCAATTTTGGTTACGTTTATATTCTCGGAGATGGTTTTGATCTagtctagggttaccatatcctgcaacgccaaaaagagtacaatgagaaaaaatttcaaaattgtaaagacGAACATCAATCATTCGAATCATGATGTTTTAGGTCATTCAAATACCGCCAAGCTGCTGCAAAACCTGTGACTTACATGACAAATGCTTagtattttaagttttatttttcgaatttttcgattttttgcagaGAAGCAcaccaaagttgataaaacccgcattttaaattttttctataaaggcaccttttttcattctttgaaACATCATTGTTAATTTGTGCGCTTTTAGTCACTATGCTTTAAAGCTAGTTATTGTTTGCATATTGCCTGATGTCCGGGAGTTAACTGCATACTCAAAGACGCTAATTGAGAACGAAATTTATTAATGGAAATCGTGAATGTAACCGTGATTCCTTCCATTGGTGCCATCCTTTGAACATTCAACAAAAGACGCAAAACTGAAGTGCTGTGCTTCGAATGCATAAAAAGTTGGATCTCTTGTATTTATAAGAATACAATCTTCATGTATCGGaagaaataagttattttttatatgagaaaattatatttaattccttgcaccaaaaaaaaagagtacatttcgttaaatttcacaaaaagaagagtacgctcatttctcaatcgaaaaagagtacatgtactcttaaaagagtacctATGGTATCCCTAAGTCTAGTCTGCTGTTTTTAACTgagctgttttttttgtcattgtcatcaATAgcattaaataataaatacgTATGTTACTGTTGAcgaaaatgtattttaataacGACATCCTCACTTGAACATTAGAATTAATTATCTCGACGAACTTGTATGAACTTACAgaacaatattttcattttgaaacttaTATTTTTCATCATACTCCGACACCACTTTAGTGTTCGGAATTCTTAATTCGATTCCAAGAATTTCTGTAGAATTGGTAAGAGCATCACTTACACTCCAAAAACGCATTTTCCATGCAGGAATAATCCTCCTAAGCgacctgttgaaaaaaaaaaacgatttttcatttgaaactaacttggcaaaaatgaaaaaaaaaatcaccatttttcTCGTATTTTAAACGTGAACGGAAAAGCATTGGCTTATACTCGCGCTTAAAGTGTTTGGGGCTTCCTGCGATAGgggaaataaaacaaacaagttTAGTTGACTGCTCAGCTCGATAGTCCAGCTTCGACTGGCTTGtttattctttgtatatgaCATTCGAAGTCGGGTCACTCGCGAACGATCTTAAATCGACTCTCTCGTTAACGGAAAAGCTCAGACACGACAATCCTTCATTTTTCAAGTATGTTTTTCTAATTATAATTCATGCTAAATCTTGTAATTCGAAACCTATTCATTTAATTCAACCATAATTCATGCAGCTGTAGAATCTAAGGCCGTTTGACGCCTTCGCTTTATTCGGTCGGACCTTCTAACGCCTGTAATTAGAGAATCGAAATGCTGTCCTGAATCAGTAGGGTTTGATGGGCTTTCCGGAAATCCTGCAAAGTCCGGTTCGTAGTCATCTTCTACAAATTTTCGTTTCCGATTACACAATTTTGATCATCGAATTTCCAGGAGGTGTTCTGTTCAAACACAACCTTAACTGATCGCGATGCGCAGATCTAATGTGACcctttatagaaatttgaaaagtattttgTGAACATCTTTTCACATACTGGGCTTCTAACCATCGCTCAGCACCTTTTTGGTGATTGCGATACCATATTTTATCACCTGGGGCCTGGGACTAAATGATTGAAATGATCAATTCTATCCCTTACATCAGGATGTATTTTCTGCCCAGAACAATCAGCTCGATCGCTGACATCATGTTTTAGTATCCTTTTTGATTTCTGGCAGCTAGTATCCAGATTATTCGAGTAGTGATTCTTAGGGTTCATGAGATCAAGCAGCATTTTAGGCTTGTAATCAAAGACATTTTCAGAAGGGAAAGAACCCGTTCTTGTTAGACAGCCATTTCGATAGTTTATCAGAAAGTAATTTATTTGCAGTTCAATGtcgaatttgtaaatttgtggatcaagaagaaatttctttaaaacctCTCTAATTGTTATAACGGACCTTTCTGCTTGCCAATTAGATTCAGGGTGATAAGAAGGACTTTTCAATAccaatattccttgattcttcaTGAAATTAACAAATTCTACTGAATTAAATGGTGGTCCTCCATCGGTGACTAGTACGTCAGGTAATCCGAAACGAGCAATAATATTCATGAATTTCCTTGTAACTTTCTTAGCATCTGTTCCAAATTGCATATAATCAATTTCCACCCACCCCAGAAGCTATCAACGAATAAAAGGAATACTTTCTCaccgaaataaaaaatgatgatgtATTTACCAGAATAATGTAGATCCTTTTGAATAAGGATTAGCAAAGTGACGAAAACGCCTTTAGTGCATTTAGCAATGATACTGAACTCATCGCAATCATTGTTTACGTTTGATAAATGACAATTGCATCGAACGAAGTTAACTGTCTCAATTTGCACCGCCTGACCCGGGTCAGTGCTATCTCAAATCTCAAAGTACCCTGGTCAGGTATCTCAAATTTTCCTTCGGTATTGAACATCTCGCACTAAACACAAAGAACACTTTAACTAAACTCAGTAAGAACTTCAGTTGAACCCTTCGGAACACCACTCATCACGATCCAATAGTGAAGGTCTATCAAGcccacttttttcattaatatctACATTTTGCGATGGTCATTCAGAATActctttatgttggtcctctcgatccaacgtaTATTTgcaaagtgaaccttcagaacactctttatgttggtcctcccgatccaacgtatatTTGTAAAGTGAACcctcagaacactcttcatgttggtcctcccgatccaacgttaattcataaagtgaaccttcagaacactcttcatgttggtcctcccgatccaacgttatttaaaaagtgaaccttcagagcactcttcatgttggtcctcctgatccaacgtATATTTGTAAAgtgaacactcttcatgttggtccttccgCTCCAACGTTAatttataaagtgaaccttcagaacactcttcatgttggtcctcccgatccatcgttaatttataaagtgaaccttcagaacactcttcatgttggtcctcccgatccaacgtttaTTTGTAAAgtgaacactcttcatgttggtccttccgCTCCAACGTTAatttataaagtgaaccttcagaacactcttcatgttggtcctcctgatccaacgtATATTTGTAAAgtgaacactcttcatgttggtccttccgCTCCAACGTTAatttataaagtgaaccttcagaacactcttcatgttggtcctcccgatccaacgtttaTTTGTAAAGTGAACACTCTCCATGTTGGTCCTTCCGCTCCAACGTTAatttataaagtgaaccttcagaacactcttcatgttggtcctcccgatccatcgttaatttataaagtgaaccttcagaacactcttcatgttggtcctcccgatccaacgttaatttaaaaagtgaaccttcagagcactcttcatgttggtcctcctgatccaacgtATATTTGTAAAgtgaacactcttcatgttggtccttccgCTCCAACGTTAatttataaagtgaaccttcagaacactcttcatgttggtcctcccgatccaacgtatatTTGTAAAgtgaacactcttcatgttggtccttctGCTCCAACGTTAatttataaagtgaaccttcagaacactcttcatgttggtcctcccgatccaacgttaattcataaagtgaaccttcaaacACTCTTTATGTTGGTCTTCCCAATCCaacgttaatttaaaaagtgaaccttcagagcactcttcatgttggtcctcccgatccaacgtatatTTGTAAAgtgaacactcttcatgttggtccttccgCTCCAACGTTAatttataaagtgaaccttcagaacactcttcatgttggtcctcccgatccaacgttaatttttaaagtgaacgttcagaatactcttcatgttggtcctcccgatccaacgtatatTTGTAAAGTGAACACTCTTTATGTTGGTCCTTCCACTCCAACGTTAatttataaagtgaaccttcagaacactcttcatgttggtcctcccgatccaacgtttaTTTGTAAAgtgaacactcttcatgttggtccttccgCTTCAAAGTTAatttataaagtgaaccttcagaacactcttcatgttggtcctcccgatccaacgttaatttataaagtgaaccttcagaacactcttcatgttggtcctcccgatccaacgttaatttataaagtgaaccttcagaacactcttcatgttggttctcccgatccaacgtatatTTGTAAAgtgaacactcttcatgttggtccttccgCTCCAACGTTAatttataaagtgaaccttcagaacactcttcatgttggtcctcccgatccatcgttaatttataaagtgaaccttcagaacactctt
This sequence is a window from Uranotaenia lowii strain MFRU-FL chromosome 3, ASM2978415v1, whole genome shotgun sequence. Protein-coding genes within it:
- the LOC129756446 gene encoding uncharacterized protein LOC129756446; its protein translation is MRGLLFYVLAIQCIALILGSTKDYKDNICFNGDYDTAGNCQCREGYSLFNGNCFLATSPTNYQAPLSTRTTRRCGAGMIQYNGNCAPIDCSGTSCGAACLPGFILKDGFCVLPDQKCPQGMVSHDGYCHYYPLLPSSATLPPLEKIEEVPPLRVTIPMPELPLDPLDPNNGKITDSEEVEVVPNLRPPSQALPATSNVHNLNTVNSPTDVNTHNVNNVFVHITRTKANGAIKAVVIRNNETTVYEEPPKEKSDPASCEETEEEEEEDTSEPPSEQPKKCCIVVSPRICQKQDQDEWVCFHRKHYRCGSFCTADIMYLKPRQPKIHNSMLLMPPTYGYSPMMRFGICRWGVCPPIDCSGCLSGTYRCHYKCYTYDCAQYGKCNFINQEEFCNEHDDDLC